One region of Cygnus atratus isolate AKBS03 ecotype Queensland, Australia chromosome 25, CAtr_DNAZoo_HiC_assembly, whole genome shotgun sequence genomic DNA includes:
- the PNPO gene encoding pyridoxine-5'-phosphate oxidase isoform X1: MDLGAMRMGYRGAEEAFEERQLAARDPVAQFGAWLAEALRCPAVGEANAMCLATCSRDGKPSARMVLLKGFGQDGFRFFTNRQSRKGRELDSNPFASLVFYWEPLNRQVRIEGSVKRLSEEESEQYFHSRPKSSQIGAVASRQSTVIPDREVSGAGPAGPQQCGERPAGPGLRQQPGSCPCRAPAPSPSFPAVLDEEERRAGGEVPGRAGAEAGGLGRLHPAARRGGVLAGPNQPPARPHRLPAPAGRRGPPRAHDTARRGRVGVRAPRPLRLRLCPAARPIGGVTCAKSAACPPRVPAVPRERWPRSALPEKLVVGFGVPGSPARPQDPAIPSCLLQAGAGRSHKPPASPRQHVGSNCSWGCRWLINRGNDLINYGNDLGTGKEPCESPALILCCWDQSSLVF, encoded by the exons ATGGACCTGGGGGCCATGAGGATGGGCTACCGGGGGGCGGAGGAG GCGTTCGAGGAGCGGCAGCTGGCCGCCCGCGACCCGGTGGCGCAGTTCGGGGCCTGGCTGGCGGAGGCGCTGCGGTGCCCGGCCGTGGGCGAGGCCAACGCCATGTGCCTGGCCACCTGCAGCAG GGACGGGAAGCCCTCGGCCCGCATGGTGCTGCTGAAGGGCTTCGGGCAGGACGGCTTCCGCTTCTTCACCAACCGCCAGAGCCGCAAGGGCAGGGAGCTG GACTCCAACCCCTTCGCCTCGCTCGTCTTCTACTGGGAGCCCCTCAACCGCCAG GTGCGGATCGAGGGCTCGGTGAAGCGGCTGTCAGAGGAGGAGTCGGAGCAGTACTTCCACTCCCGCCCCAAGAGCAGCCAGATCGGGGCCGTCGCCAGCCGGCAGAGCACCGTCATCCCGGACAGGGAGGtgagcggcgcggggccggccggTCCCCAGCAGTGCGGGGAGCGaccagcggggccggggctccgTCAGCAGCCGGGATCCTGCCCCTGCCGCGCTCCAGCCCCGTCCCCTTCCTTCCCCGCAGTACTTGATGAAGAGGAACGCCGAGCTGGAGGAGAAGTACCGGGACGCGCCGGTGCCGAAGCCGGAGGACTG GGGAGGCTACATCCTGCAGCCCGACGTGGTGGAGTTCTGGCAGGGCCAAACCAACCGCCTGCACGACCGCATCGTCTTCCGGCGCCTGCGGGACGGCGCGGACCCCCCCGGGCCCATGACACGGCGCGGCGAGGGCGAGTGGGTGTTCGAGCGCCTCGCCCCCTGAGGCTGCGCCTGTGCCCGGCCGCTCGCCCGATCGGCGGCGTTACCTGTGCCAAGTCTGCTGCGtgccccccccgtgtccccgccGTGCCCCGGGAGCGGTGGCCTCGCTCTGCCCTGCCCGAGAAACTCGTGGTGGGCTTCGGGGTGCCCgggagcccggcccggccccaggACCCTGCAATCCCCTCGtgtctgctgcaggcaggggctggccgGTCCCACAAACCCCCCGCTTCCCCCCGCCAGCACGTGGGGAGCAATtgctcctggggctgccggTGGCTAATTAATCGTGGTAATGACTTAATTAATTATGGTAATGACTTGGGGACCGGGAAAGAGCCCTGTGAATCCCCTGCCCTcatcctgtgctgctgggaccAATCGAGCCTCGTGTTTTAG
- the PNPO gene encoding pyridoxine-5'-phosphate oxidase isoform X2, which produces MDLGAMRMGYRGAEEAFEERQLAARDPVAQFGAWLAEALRCPAVGEANAMCLATCSRDGKPSARMVLLKGFGQDGFRFFTNRQSRKGRELDSNPFASLVFYWEPLNRQVRIEGSVKRLSEEESEQYFHSRPKSSQIGAVASRQSTVIPDREYLMKRNAELEEKYRDAPVPKPEDWGGYILQPDVVEFWQGQTNRLHDRIVFRRLRDGADPPGPMTRRGEGEWVFERLAP; this is translated from the exons ATGGACCTGGGGGCCATGAGGATGGGCTACCGGGGGGCGGAGGAG GCGTTCGAGGAGCGGCAGCTGGCCGCCCGCGACCCGGTGGCGCAGTTCGGGGCCTGGCTGGCGGAGGCGCTGCGGTGCCCGGCCGTGGGCGAGGCCAACGCCATGTGCCTGGCCACCTGCAGCAG GGACGGGAAGCCCTCGGCCCGCATGGTGCTGCTGAAGGGCTTCGGGCAGGACGGCTTCCGCTTCTTCACCAACCGCCAGAGCCGCAAGGGCAGGGAGCTG GACTCCAACCCCTTCGCCTCGCTCGTCTTCTACTGGGAGCCCCTCAACCGCCAG GTGCGGATCGAGGGCTCGGTGAAGCGGCTGTCAGAGGAGGAGTCGGAGCAGTACTTCCACTCCCGCCCCAAGAGCAGCCAGATCGGGGCCGTCGCCAGCCGGCAGAGCACCGTCATCCCGGACAGGGAG TACTTGATGAAGAGGAACGCCGAGCTGGAGGAGAAGTACCGGGACGCGCCGGTGCCGAAGCCGGAGGACTG GGGAGGCTACATCCTGCAGCCCGACGTGGTGGAGTTCTGGCAGGGCCAAACCAACCGCCTGCACGACCGCATCGTCTTCCGGCGCCTGCGGGACGGCGCGGACCCCCCCGGGCCCATGACACGGCGCGGCGAGGGCGAGTGGGTGTTCGAGCGCCTCGCCCCCTGA
- the PNPO gene encoding pyridoxine-5'-phosphate oxidase isoform X3: MDLGAMRMGYRGAEEAFEERQLAARDPVAQFGAWLAEALRCPAVGEANAMCLATCSRDGKPSARMVLLKGFGQDGFRFFTNRQSRKGRELVRIEGSVKRLSEEESEQYFHSRPKSSQIGAVASRQSTVIPDREYLMKRNAELEEKYRDAPVPKPEDWGGYILQPDVVEFWQGQTNRLHDRIVFRRLRDGADPPGPMTRRGEGEWVFERLAP; encoded by the exons ATGGACCTGGGGGCCATGAGGATGGGCTACCGGGGGGCGGAGGAG GCGTTCGAGGAGCGGCAGCTGGCCGCCCGCGACCCGGTGGCGCAGTTCGGGGCCTGGCTGGCGGAGGCGCTGCGGTGCCCGGCCGTGGGCGAGGCCAACGCCATGTGCCTGGCCACCTGCAGCAG GGACGGGAAGCCCTCGGCCCGCATGGTGCTGCTGAAGGGCTTCGGGCAGGACGGCTTCCGCTTCTTCACCAACCGCCAGAGCCGCAAGGGCAGGGAGCTG GTGCGGATCGAGGGCTCGGTGAAGCGGCTGTCAGAGGAGGAGTCGGAGCAGTACTTCCACTCCCGCCCCAAGAGCAGCCAGATCGGGGCCGTCGCCAGCCGGCAGAGCACCGTCATCCCGGACAGGGAG TACTTGATGAAGAGGAACGCCGAGCTGGAGGAGAAGTACCGGGACGCGCCGGTGCCGAAGCCGGAGGACTG GGGAGGCTACATCCTGCAGCCCGACGTGGTGGAGTTCTGGCAGGGCCAAACCAACCGCCTGCACGACCGCATCGTCTTCCGGCGCCTGCGGGACGGCGCGGACCCCCCCGGGCCCATGACACGGCGCGGCGAGGGCGAGTGGGTGTTCGAGCGCCTCGCCCCCTGA